ctcttcctctatgtcTCTGCGCCTCTTAGTGTTTCTGGGTCTTTCTTGATTTTGCCGCCGTCGATTTCTCTTACTCTCACTTGCTCCGGTTTCCTCTGTGTCCCCTCTGGTTTCCTGGACCTCTACCTCCCCGTCTccgtctctctttttctctgcgtGCTAGTGTCTGTGTCGTCTTTCTcaacatctctctctccctgtcctgtgCGTCCCTCCCGACCCGCCTCTCTCCAGTGGAGGAGCGCAACTTCGCCGAGTTCACCTTCATTAACGAGCAGAACTCGCAGCTGGAGCATCTGCAGGAGGAGATCAACGAGGTGAGTGAAAGTCCCCTCCACCCTccgctcctcctcccccatctcctccGGTCCTCCGGGAGCGGCCCCCCTGGCAATGGGCACCTGCCCCGCCCCGCAGATGCAGAAGGCCTTGGCGAGCACGCGCGCCAGCGAGGATCTCGTGCGCGCGCAGcaagagcaggagaggaaggactTGGAGCAGCGCGTGGACGAGGTGCACGCGGAGGCCCTCGGCGTGGAGGCCAACTTCCAGGACGTTCGGGGGCGGCTAGAGAAGCTCAAGGCCGGTGAGCGCCTGGCCCAGCTTTTTCCTCTGGGAGGATGCCATGAGCCTCCCCGGAGGGCCCAGCCCGCAGCCGGCCTCCGGGGAGGTGTTACACAGCGTCTCTGTGTCCTGGCTTGTCTATCCATCCCAGATCCTTCCTGCCGTCCATCCTGCCGTCCTTCCAGAGTCCGGCTGCCCTGGGTTTGCAGCCAGCTCCATCATTTGGGAAGCTTGGTGTGTGGTTTCCACGGCCGAACCCCCCTGGCAACGGATGGCAGATGACAGCTTGGGGGGTGGTCGGGAGAAGTGGGTGGGTTCCCCGCTGGGAAGCTgagaaggtggtggtggtggggaggtcAGCCTGTGGTCTCAGTAGGGGCTCTCCTACCGGAAGAacctctttttctctgtcctgACCATGACTGTAAGggctgcagggagcctggtgcataGTGAGAAGGGCCccgagggcagggctgggagggacaCCAGCAGGGCAGCTGGGCACTCACTACCATCCCAGGGCCTAGGACAGCAGCGTGGGAGCCTCAAGGCTGCCGGAATTGACTGGGCCCTGGGACAGAGTGAAAAGGTAGGACCCTTTGTTAAACAAGAGAGCAGAGCCCCAAGCCCAAGGTGGGACCCTCGTGAATGTGGGCACCCTGAACCGTCGCATCACCTGCTGCTGGCTGAAGTGGGCTCTGCCGGGGTGGCTGTGGGCTTCCTGGAAGCGGTGATGCttgaggctgattttttttttttaaagattatttatttatttatttgacagagagagagagagagagagttagagacagagacatcataagtaggcagagaggcaggctgagagagagggggaagtaggctccctgctgagcaaagagcccgaagcgggactcgatcccaggaccctgggctcatgacctgagcggaaggcagaggcttaacccactgagccacccagacccccaaGGCTGATTCTGAAGGATGAGGATTTCACTGAAAAGTTCGGGTCGGCGGTGGTCCCAGCAGGTGGGGGCAAGGCCTGGAGATACGCGTAGGAGTGTAGGCTCTTTGTGTGGAGAAGGGGAGcaagggtgggagtgggagggggaggatggCAGATTCTGAAGAGGTGCTGGGCTGGGGCACTGGGGAGCCATTGGAGGGCTGTGAGCAGGAGAGGCCATGGACAGGGGTGttggaagaggaggaaaatggaGAGGAGGGATGGGACCCAGCAGTATCAGACAGATGGGCAGTGATTGAGGGGGTTGCACAGGGTCTGGCCTGGGAGGGGTACTTGGGAGAAGAAGTGGGTTTGGGGATGCCCTTGAGCCCAGTGTGAGCATTGTGGGGGGGATGTTAAGGGAGGGACCCCAGGGGGAAACTACAAAGGAGTCGGGAGCTTAGGGGGAGGCAGCTCAGGGGACAAGTGGGGGGAACGCAGTGCCGTGGGCTGCAGATCTGTGTCAAGGTCACGGGTGCTTTCTAATGTCATTAACAATAGCCAGTTCGCCTGAAAGAGTGACTAGGTACAAGTGGGCCAACTAGGTACAAGTAGAGCCAAGGGTGGGTCATGGCAGTGGCCGGTGGGCCAGCCAAGGGCCACAGCTAATCAGCCGGGTGCAAGTGGGGGCCAGtattgaaaaaaacaaaggaggCAGCCTTGGTGGTGTGTGGCTGGCCTCCGACCTCTCCGGTAGAGCACCCACAGGAGTGCCTCTCTGGGGTCACTGGGTGGGATGGAAGTGGGGTGTTTCTGATGGAGCTGTGGGAAGGAGGCCTTGAGACTAACTGAACAAagtgaaataagaaacaaaaagaagaaggtgGCCTAGAGAGCAGGCAGTGCTTTTGTCAGCTTTTCCACTGACCTCCCTCGATTTCTGCCTTCTGTGGCTCTGAGCCCCATGGCCAGGCCTCAGGGGCTAGCAGGTCTGTGAcagcctgtcccctccccccacaacctcAGACCTCCAGCAGCTCTTCACCAGGGCCAAGTGTGACAACACCGTCATCGAAGACCTCCTGGGGGTTAAGACCCATATGCGGGACCGGGACATTGGCCTCTTCCTGAGCCTCATTGAGAAGCGGCTGGTCGAGCTCCTGTCCGTGCAGGCCTACCTAGATTTTCAGGTGGAGAGGCGGGAGGTCCCAGGGGGCGggagtggtggggtggtgggcagggagccccaatCTTGGAAGCTGGGGCCTTGGGGATGAGCTGACCATGAGTTTATCCACCTTCTAGAACTACAGCACCCCCAGCTTGGTTAGCACCGCCCTCCTGGTTCTGGGCCAGAGCCCTGAGGACCTCCCGAAGAGGATGGCCGTGCCCCAGCTCCCTGACAACCAGTGAGGCacggggcaggaaggagggcagCGGAATTCGGTTTCATGGGGGCCGAGGGGACAAAGAATGAggtggagggtttggggaggTGGCTCTTGGGTACCAGAGGGTGAGTGTGGGTGCTCTGGAGGCACCTGAAGGAGTTGGGGCTCCAGAGGACTGAGCTGGCCCCAGGTAGACCAGAAAGGCCAAAGGCCGCTGTGCCGGCCAGAGCGCGGCTAACGGTCTCTGTCCATAGCAATGAGGAACTCTCAGCCTTTTGTGGCTATGAGTGTCCTCCCTTCCCGCTTTCCCCCCACTTTAGGGAGGACACCCCAGGCTTTGAGGCCAAAGAGGACGCCCCGATGAGCAAGGAAGAGCTGCGGAACCAAGTGACAAAGCTGGTGAGGATGGGGGCCTGCCGGGCTCGGGGCCGGACCTCAGCCTCCTTCTGGGGACACTGACTCGCCTCCCCCGCAGCTGGAGGCACGGGAACTGGCGCGGGAGCAGCAGCTGAAGGAGCTGGCGGATGCCGTGCGGAAGGTCGAGAGCGCGCCCAGCGTACCCAGCCTCTCAGGCACCCAGCGGGTCTCCTCGGGCTCACCCGTGGGGATCGCCAAGAGCCCCAGCATCATGCCCAGCTCCATCTTGAGCCAGAGGACTAGTGGCATCCTGGCGTCCAGTGGGGGCCGTGCCACCGGCTCCAATGTCGGCCGGGTCACCTTTGGTGAACCCAGCTCCAGTGTAGGCCACGTGACCTTTGGTTCCACCAGCGCCATGGGGGTTCCGCTCTCCAGCCGGGGCTCCACGGGGGGCCATGTGACCTTCAGGACCTCCAGCTCTAGTAACTACCTGGGGTCCACCGGGTACGGGGTGTCCAGCGGTGTCCACGAGAGCCACGCGGGCGTGGAGAGCAGAAGCATGGGGTCGGAATTGAGTGGAGGCCTCGGGTCCAGCAGAGGCCAAGTCTCCAGCCCCCGCCACACTTCCAGCACCCACCGGGGCTCCACCACCAGCAAAGATTAGGGCGCCCCCCCGACCCCCAGCCCCGGGGCTCGACCTCCCTGACTCGAGATTTCCCCATGACTCTCCATGTCTCTCTTGCCCCATGGCTGTCTGCACCTGCCCAGCACTGTGTCCCCGTCTGTGTCTGTCCACGCCTCACCACCTGAGacctcagctctgtctcctggCCCCTTTCGGTTCCCATCCCAcctttcccttcctgtctcccaATTTCCAGTTCTCCCAGCTTCCTGTTAAGAGTATCTCTGTCCTGGGTTCgcctctccccagctctgccctAACCTCCCCAGCTGTCCTCCCCTGCACCCCACCTCCTGTTTCTGCTCCCGCACCTCTAATCCCTGCTCCTGTCTGTCTTCCAGGCTCTCCTTGTACCTCATGTCCCTATCTTTGTAGCTCCTCCTTCCTCACCCTCCCTGGGAGCCCCGGGTACTAAGCATCCGGGCAAGAAATGGAGGGTCAGAGTGAGCTGTGACTGTAGGAAATAAAGGTCAGAGCCTGACTTTGACTCCAGCCTGGTTACAAGTGTGTGTGGGAGCAAGCTTGAGACATGGCAGTTTCCTCTACCTCCAGCCCGGAAATTTATGACCTTTTCCCtattcccattcattcattcattcatgcactcatttaatattcatttattcattttagagagacagagaaagagagagcgtgagttgggggagggacagagaatcttcaaacagactccccactgcaccgggagccggacacagggctgGATCGCACGACCCACGAgaccacgatctgagccgaaacggagagtcagacactcaaccgattgagccacccaggctccctcctgcccctcccaccccctttttgGAGACTGTCACATTTCAGGGTCTAATGAAGACTAGGATGTATCAGTCAGGATAGGCTGGGTTATGCTATAGTAACAGACAAGCCCAGGATCTCAGTGGCCTCGTGCAGCAATGGCTTATTACTTGCCAGTGTTACTGGTCTTTTGTGGGTCACCTCAGGGCTCTGCCCCACATCCTTGTGACCCAGGCCGAGGGAACAGCATCTCTCTGGAGCGTTGCTGGTTCTAAGGCACTGGGAAGAGGAAGTGGCAAAGCCTCAGTGACTTACAGCTTCTGCCTGGATATGAAACATGTCACTTGTGCTCACATCTTTTGGCCCAAGCAGGTCATTGGACGATGTGTAACTTCAAAGAGGAGGGATGGTGGGAAGCACAGTCTGTCTGTTgcctggaaggagagagggaaaagaatatTTGAGGACCTCCCTAACACTAGGGTCACAGAGATAAAGCAGACTATCCCCTTCCTGTTGTGGGGTGGTTTGAGAGGGAGGGGGATTAGAACACCGTGGGTCGCTCCTATCCATGGAGACCTGTCCTGCTGAATTCCCTGTCTAAATTTAATCTGACCAAATCCAGACAGATAATCCATCAACACCCTCCCAATCAAGGAAGGTAATACTCTGCACCTCACTCTCCTTAAAATAGGTTGATGGTAGCACACGCCTCAAAGGCTTGTTGTGCGAAGAAATGAGTTGGTACATGGAAAGCTTTAGCAAAAGTGGGGTTTTCCTGAATTAGCGTATGTTAATCCCCGtctttagatttatttacttttgtaagGTTCAAGCCAGTGAGGTCTAGCACTGTCCCACTTTTGCTCCTTTGCTAGAACACAGAGGTTTTAAGGAACTTTTTGCTGCAGGGAGTTTTCTCAGACCTCGGTCTGGAGCTAGAAAAGGAGGTGTGGATTCCCGCTTTACATGGAAGCTCTAAATGCCCTCCACATGGGTGGGGAGTCAGGGGATAATGTTGGGGCGCATCTGAGTTTGGCCTTGGCTTCAGTAACTGTCCAAAATGTGCCAATTAATATTGGCTTTGACCTTGCCTCTGGAAACATGAATTACCACCTACCTATTTTAGTGCGATAGCCCTGAACTTGTGGGTGTTTAGTGATGTTGCAATCACAtaggttacacacacacacacatatcgcAGGGTCAGTTACAGGAGCAAAACATTTTAATCGGACTTTCTAACTTTTGCGCGTGCACTTTCCAATACGGGTAATCTGGAATGACAAGTTGTGTGTTCTCTACTGGTGAAATTCTATAAGTACACAGAAGCATTAAGGTATATTTTCACCGCAAGACTAAGAGGCCGGTGGTACCTGTCATTCTTTTATTGCTCAAGTGGCGAATTCTCGGTGCAGAATTTTAGGTACGAAATTTATGAAGAAATTCCTAATCGAAGCACAAACATTTGAACGGTAAGGGAGTATGTTTGTCATACGACTCTAggaaggatatttttttttttttttgagagagagagacagtgagagagagactgagcgaggagaaggtcagagagcgaagcagactccccatggagctgggagcctgatgtgggactcgatcccgggactccaggatcacgccctgagccggaggcagtcgtttaaccaactgcgccacccaggcgtccctctaggAAGGATATTACTTCCTTTTTGAATCAAACGgtttagtaaaatttaaaagactaagggggtgcttggctggctcctTCAGAAGAGCACGCCATTgttaatctcagggtggtgagttcaagccccacactggtcatggagcctattttttaaaaaagattttatttatttatttgacagacagagatcacaagtagaccgagagacaggcagagagagagagaggaaagcaggctccccgctgagcagagagcccgatgcgggactcgatcccaggaccccgagatcatgacccaagcggaaggcagcggcctaacccactgagccacccaggcgccctatggagcctattttttaagaaaaagtaaatgagaaTATGAGGAAGAATAACAAATTATGTTCTCTCTTAATTCAAATTTTTGTAGAGTATTTTGGTGTACatttcagacttttaaaagaaaattcctgtTTCGGAATTAAGCTTCCCGGTGAGCCTGTGTGTGTCTGGGCAACCAGCAGGGGTCGCCACCTTCCACGCTCAGCCATTCCGGATGTTAGTTCGTCCTTGCGGTCCCGGTACCATTTATTCCACGTGGGCTCGCaagttttatttgtaaaataatccATCAGAGTCATGGAATTTTAATTTCCCATCATGCAtatgggaaaagaggaaaaagctaTAGACTTTCTGATCTGATGAGAAAGCTTACTTGTATTTGTAGAGTCTACACGCAGGAAGTCAGCGAGGCAGCAGCCTGGGTGGCCTTGGACAGGTGTCTTCACCTCTGA
The genomic region above belongs to Neovison vison isolate M4711 chromosome 7, ASM_NN_V1, whole genome shotgun sequence and contains:
- the ODAD1 gene encoding outer dynein arm-docking complex subunit 1 isoform X1, whose amino-acid sequence is MPLGQTLGSTRSEDGSEAFLEGMADWELSRLQRQCKVMEGERQAYSKEVHQRINKQLEEIQRLEGLRDKLQVQISVAQSQVKRLRDSERLENMGRLLKCRVQAQAEVKELQEQTRTLDKQIQEWEIRIFVLGKEVRAPGVILDQKVKIQQRIKILEDQLDRVTCRFDNQLVRNAALREELDLLRIERNRYLNVDRKLQKEIELLRHMVSSLMVSSAAAYTVREEAKSKMDLLRERAEKEVAQKDAEVQTLQRQIAHLEQLHRFLKLKNSDRLPDPAVVEKREKRAREVAEGLRKTSQEKLVMRCEDAMNKLSQLTGESDPDLLVEKYLEMEERNFAEFTFINEQNSQLEHLQEEINEMQKALASTRASEDLVRAQQEQERKDLEQRVDEVHAEALGVEANFQDVRGRLEKLKADLQQLFTRAKCDNTVIEDLLGVKTHMRDRDIGLFLSLIEKRLVELLSVQAYLDFQNYSTPSLVSTALLVLGQSPEDLPKRMAVPQLPDNQEDTPGFEAKEDAPMSKEELRNQVTKLLEARELAREQQLKELADAVRKVESAPSVPSLSGTQRVSSGSPVGIAKSPSIMPSSILSQRTSGILASSGGRATGSNVGRVTFGEPSSSVGHVTFGSTSAMGVPLSSRGSTGGHVTFRTSSSSNYLGSTGYGVSSGVHESHAGVESRSMGSELSGGLGSSRGQVSSPRHTSSTHRGSTTSKD
- the ODAD1 gene encoding outer dynein arm-docking complex subunit 1 isoform X2, yielding MPLGQTLGSTRSEDGSEAFLEGMDWELSRLQRQCKVMEGERQAYSKEVHQRINKQLEEIQRLEGLRDKLQVQISVAQSQVKRLRDSERLENMGRLLKCRVQAQAEVKELQEQTRTLDKQIQEWEIRIFVLGKEVRAPGVILDQKVKIQQRIKILEDQLDRVTCRFDNQLVRNAALREELDLLRIERNRYLNVDRKLQKEIELLRHMVSSLMVSSAAAYTVREEAKSKMDLLRERAEKEVAQKDAEVQTLQRQIAHLEQLHRFLKLKNSDRLPDPAVVEKREKRAREVAEGLRKTSQEKLVMRCEDAMNKLSQLTGESDPDLLVEKYLEMEERNFAEFTFINEQNSQLEHLQEEINEMQKALASTRASEDLVRAQQEQERKDLEQRVDEVHAEALGVEANFQDVRGRLEKLKADLQQLFTRAKCDNTVIEDLLGVKTHMRDRDIGLFLSLIEKRLVELLSVQAYLDFQNYSTPSLVSTALLVLGQSPEDLPKRMAVPQLPDNQEDTPGFEAKEDAPMSKEELRNQVTKLLEARELAREQQLKELADAVRKVESAPSVPSLSGTQRVSSGSPVGIAKSPSIMPSSILSQRTSGILASSGGRATGSNVGRVTFGEPSSSVGHVTFGSTSAMGVPLSSRGSTGGHVTFRTSSSSNYLGSTGYGVSSGVHESHAGVESRSMGSELSGGLGSSRGQVSSPRHTSSTHRGSTTSKD
- the ODAD1 gene encoding outer dynein arm-docking complex subunit 1 isoform X3 encodes the protein MQSDGGGEAGLQQGSPPAHQQAAVQISVAQSQVKRLRDSERLENMGRLLKCRVQAQAEVKELQEQTRTLDKQIQEWEIRIFVLGKEVRAPGVILDQKVKIQQRIKILEDQLDRVTCRFDNQLVRNAALREELDLLRIERNRYLNVDRKLQKEIELLRHMVSSLMVSSAAAYTVREEAKSKMDLLRERAEKEVAQKDAEVQTLQRQIAHLEQLHRFLKLKNSDRLPDPAVVEKREKRAREVAEGLRKTSQEKLVMRCEDAMNKLSQLTGESDPDLLVEKYLEMEERNFAEFTFINEQNSQLEHLQEEINEMQKALASTRASEDLVRAQQEQERKDLEQRVDEVHAEALGVEANFQDVRGRLEKLKADLQQLFTRAKCDNTVIEDLLGVKTHMRDRDIGLFLSLIEKRLVELLSVQAYLDFQNYSTPSLVSTALLVLGQSPEDLPKRMAVPQLPDNQEDTPGFEAKEDAPMSKEELRNQVTKLLEARELAREQQLKELADAVRKVESAPSVPSLSGTQRVSSGSPVGIAKSPSIMPSSILSQRTSGILASSGGRATGSNVGRVTFGEPSSSVGHVTFGSTSAMGVPLSSRGSTGGHVTFRTSSSSNYLGSTGYGVSSGVHESHAGVESRSMGSELSGGLGSSRGQVSSPRHTSSTHRGSTTSKD